The genomic region GCGTCCGTGCGCTCAACGCCGATATCCGGGCCTGGATCAAGACCTGGAACGACAATCCCCGGCCCTATGTCTGGACCAAGACCGCCGCCCAGATCCTGGACTCCATCGCCCGCTACTGCACACGAATTAACAACTCAGGACACTAGTCCTGGCTGGCCGGTGCACGGCGAGAGGACTCTTTCCGCCGTGCACCGGCGCCACCACCGGGCACCCACCCACCGCGAAGTTCTCTGTCAAACCGCGTTGCGTGGAGCGAAGGCGGTGACGCGGAGCGGAGGTGAGATCGCGCCGAGCGCGTGCCCGGTCGCTCCGGCACGGATGTGACGGAGCGCGCCTAGGTCGCATCGGTGTCTTCTGCGCGGTGCTGGTTCAGCTGGGGTCTCGAGCTGTTCTCCGCAGCCAGGAAGTGTCTCAGCCCTGTACAGAGGGCGTGCTGTGCCGGGGCGGGCACCGCGGTGAGTAGTTCGGCGATCGTTGACTGCCTGCGCACCCGCACCTCGCGCAAGTAGGTCCGGCCCGTCTTGCTGATGCGGATCTCCGGTTCCCGGCGGTCCGCAGGATTCTGGCGAAGTTCGATGAACCCGATGGTCTGTAGCCGGTCGCACAGCCGGCTCATTGACGGCGGGCTGGGACCGAGAGCCTCGCCCAGTTCGCGCAGGCTCATGACGCCGGCCCGTTCGAGCACGTAGAGGTTGCGGATCTGAGACACCGACAGTGGCGCCGGGGAGGGATCACCGGCGCGTTCCCACCGGACTTCCAGGAGCTCGGCCGCTTCGGCGAGCATCCCCGTCAGGTACTCGGGAGGGGGTGGCGTCAACGCCGGGGTCATGGCGCTGCCGCCTCACCGCCTGCGGGCACCAGGTGGGACCGCCGCGCAAGGGGCAAGGAGCGGGGCGAACCGGTGGACCAATGCAGGCACACGGCGCCACCGGCAGCATTGGGCCGCTGATTGCTCGGCAGCGGTCGGCTGTTCCCAGGCGGTGGTCAGCCCGGTCCGTAGTCGAGGCACGTCGCACTCCTCGTATCGCCACTTCAAAGTGCAAGTGCGGGTAGACTTCAGGCCTCGGGTCGCGGTGCGCTGCCGCCGCGGATAAGTCCGCGGTACAGCAACGCGATGAGCAGGCCGTGATAAGCCAAGCCGGCCACCAGGTAGGGCCACCACGCACCGCCGCCGGCCGCGGTCAGGAACGCCTGGGCCGGCCAGTAGCTGGGCACCAGTCCGAAGGCCAGGTCCCAGTCGGTGTCCAGGAAGGTGGGCAGCAGTGGCAGGCCGGCCACCACGATGCCCAGCGCCCGCACGACCGCGATGCCTTCTACCTTGTTCTTGGCCAGCAGCAGGATCACCAGCGTGACCACCAGCGCGGAGCACCCGGTCAGCAGCGCGATCGGGACCAACGGGAGCAGCAGCCGCCAGGGCAGTAGATCGCTGGCCGACATGGTGGCCAGCACGTAGACCGCGGTGACCGTGACGCCGAGCAGGCCGCGGTAGCCGAGGTAGGCGCGCATCGGCAGCGGGCTGACTTGCAGCGCGATCAGCGTGCCCGCGTCCCGCTCCTCCAGCACCAGCAGTCCGACCACCGCGCCGATCACGATCGCGCTGGTGAGCAACAGAAATCCGACCAGGACCAGCGGGTAGTGCGGCACCAGGTCGAACCGGTAGCGCTCGGCGAGGAAGCGGGTCACCAGTGGCGTGCCGAAGCGGACCGCGGCGATCCAGACCAGCGGGGCCAGTAGCACTCCGCTCACCAGCAGGTCTCGTCTGGCCCCGCGCATGTCGTTGCGGGCCAGGGCGGTGAGGAATCCGGGCATCTCAGGCACCTCCGGTGCGGGCCACCAGGTAGCGGTCGAACAGGCGTCGGGCCAGCAGCCACATGCCCGCGGCGAAGAGCACCGGGTAGGCCAGGCCGTAGGCGAGCTGCCAGCCGGCCAGCTGGTACTGGTCGAAGGCCGCGCCCAGCAACAACAACGGGCCGTAGGTGGGCAGCAGGTACAGGACAGGGGCGTCCCACAGGCCGGAGTAGCCGAGGATCGGCAGGTTGAACAGCGCGATCGGGAACACCGCGGGCAGGAACCAGTCGCTGACCGAGTGGAAGGGCAGCGCGGTCAGGAAACCCAGCAGTAGCATCAGGATCGTGCCCAGCGCGGCGCCGGTCAGCAGCAGCGGCAGGTGGTAGTCCAGTCCGCTGGTCGCGGTGGCCACGAACACCGCCAGCAGCACCGACAACGCGGTCAGCACGACCACCTTGGCGGCCAGGTACTCGGTGAAG from Crossiella sp. CA-258035 harbors:
- a CDS encoding MarR family transcriptional regulator, with translation MTPALTPPPPEYLTGMLAEAAELLEVRWERAGDPSPAPLSVSQIRNLYVLERAGVMSLRELGEALGPSPPSMSRLCDRLQTIGFIELRQNPADRREPEIRISKTGRTYLREVRVRRQSTIAELLTAVPAPAQHALCTGLRHFLAAENSSRPQLNQHRAEDTDAT
- a CDS encoding ABC transporter permease, which translates into the protein MPGFLTALARNDMRGARRDLLVSGVLLAPLVWIAAVRFGTPLVTRFLAERYRFDLVPHYPLVLVGFLLLTSAIVIGAVVGLLVLEERDAGTLIALQVSPLPMRAYLGYRGLLGVTVTAVYVLATMSASDLLPWRLLLPLVPIALLTGCSALVVTLVILLLAKNKVEGIAVVRALGIVVAGLPLLPTFLDTDWDLAFGLVPSYWPAQAFLTAAGGGAWWPYLVAGLAYHGLLIALLYRGLIRGGSAPRPEA
- a CDS encoding fluoroquinolone transporter permease; the encoded protein is MSRLGAALRLEVTLQHRYKFLHAALFSGLLWLALLLPLPPGPRRAAEPYVILGDLMIVGFFFVAAAVFFEKGERTLYAVVATPLRFTEYLAAKVVVLTALSVLLAVFVATATSGLDYHLPLLLTGAALGTILMLLLGFLTALPFHSVSDWFLPAVFPIALFNLPILGYSGLWDAPVLYLLPTYGPLLLLGAAFDQYQLAGWQLAYGLAYPVLFAAGMWLLARRLFDRYLVARTGGA